One window of the Saccopteryx bilineata isolate mSacBil1 chromosome 2, mSacBil1_pri_phased_curated, whole genome shotgun sequence genome contains the following:
- the NLGN2 gene encoding neuroligin-2 isoform X1: protein MWLLALCLVGLVGAQRGGGGPGVGAPGGPGLGLSSLGEERFPVVNTAYGRVRGVRRELNNEILGPVVQFLGVPYATPPLGARRFQPPEAPASWPGVRNATTLPPACPQNLHGALPAIMLPVWFTDNLEAAATYVQNQSEDCLYLNLYVPTEDGPLTKKRDEATLNPPDTDIRDSGKKPVMLFLHSGSYMEGTGNMFDGSVLAAYGNVIVATLNYRLGVLGFLSTGDQAAKGNYGLLDQIQALRWLSENIAHFGGDPERITIFGSGAGASCVNLLILSHHSEGLFQKAIAQSGTAISSWSVNYQPLKYTRLLAAKVGCDREDSAEAVECLRRKPSRELVDQDVQPARYHIAFGPVVDGDVVPDDPEILMQQGEFLNYDMLIGVNQGEGLKFVEDSAESEDGVSASAFDFTVSNFVDNLYGYPEGKDVLRETIKFMYTDWADRDNGEMRRKTLLALFTDHQWVAPAVATAKLHADYQSPVYFYTFYHHCQAEGRPEWADAAHGDELPYVFGVPMVGATDLFPCNFSKNDVMLSAVVMTYWTNFAKTGDPNQPVPQDTKFIHTKPNRFEEVVWSKFNSKEKQYLHIGLKPRVRDNYRANKVAFWLELVPHLHNLHTEIFTTTTRLPPYATRWPPRPPPGAPGTRRPPPPATLPPEPEPEPGPRAYDRFPGDSRDYSTELSVTVAVGASLLFLNILAFAALYYKRDRRQELRCRRLSPPGGSGSGVPGGGPLLPTTGRELPPEEELVSLQLKRGGGVGADPAEALRPACPPDYTLALRRAPDDVPLLAPGALTLLPSGLGPPPPPPPPSLHPFGPFPPPPPTATSHNNTLPHPHSTTRV, encoded by the exons ATGTGGCTCCTGGCGCTGTGTCTGGTGGGGCTGGTGGGGGCTCaacgggggggagggggtcccGGAGTTGGCGCCCCGGGTGGCCCAGGCCTGGGCCTCAGCAGCCTCGGGGAGGAGCGCTTCCCAGTGGTGAACACAGCCTACGGGCGAGTGCGTGGTGTAAGGCGTGAGCTCAACAACGAGATCCTGGGCCCCGTCGTGCAGTTCTTGGGCGTGCCCTACGCCACACCACCCCTGGGCGCCCGCCGCTTCCAGCCGCCAGAGGCTCCGGCCTCGTGGCCCGGCGTGCGCAACGCCACCACCCTGCCACCCGCCTGCCCGCAGAACCTGCACGGGGCGCTGCCCGCCATCATGCTGCCTGTGTGGTTCACCGACAATTTGGAGGCAGCTGCCACCTATGTGCAGAACCAGAGTGAAGACTGCCTGTACCTCAACCTCTACGTGCCCACCGAGGACG GTCCGCTCACAAAAAAACGTGACGAGGCGACGCTCAATCCGCCAGACACAG ATATCCGGGACTCTGGGAAGAAGCCTGTGATGCTGTTTCTGCACAGCGGCTCCTACATGGAGGGCACCGGCAATATGTTCGATGGCTCTGTCCTGGCCGCTTACGGCAACGTCATTGTAGCCACGCTCAACTACCGGCTTGGGGTTCTCG GTTTTCTCAGCACTGGGGACCAGGCTGCAAAAGGCAACTATGGACTCCTGGACCAGATCCAGGCCCTGCGCTGGCTCAGTGAAAACATTGCCCACTTTGGAGGTGACCCTGAGCGCATCACCATCTTTGGGTCTGGGGCAGGCGCGTCCTGTGTCAACCTTCTCATCCTCTCCCACCATTCAGAAG GGCTGTTCCAGAAGGCCATTGCCCAGAGTGGCACTGCCATTTCCAGCTGGTCTGTCAACTATCAGCCGCTCAAGTACACACGTCTGCTGGCAGCCAAGGTGGGCTGTGACCGGGAGGACAGTGCTGAAGCTGTGGAGTGTCTGCGTCGGAAGCCTTCCCGGGAGCTGGTGGACCAGGACGTGCAGCCCGCCCG CTACCACATAGCCTTTGGGCCCGTGGTGGATGGCGACGTGGTCCCTGATGACCCTGAGATCCTCATGCAGCAGGGAGAGTTCCTCAATTATGACATGCTCATCGGTGTCAACCAAGGAGAGGGTCTCAAGTTTGTGGAGGACTCCGCAGAGAGCGAGGACGGTGTGTCTGCCAGCGCCTTTGACTTCACAGTCTCCAACTTTGTGGACAACCTGTACGGCTACCCAGAGGGCAAAGATGTGCTGCGGGAGACCATCAAGTTCATGTACACAGACTGGGCCGACCGGGACAATGGTGAGATGCGGCGCAAGACCCTGCTGGCGCTCTTTACTGACCACCAGTGGGTGGCACCAGCTGTGGCCACCGCCAAGCTGCATGCCGACTACCAGTCCCCTGTCTACTTTTACACCTTCTACCACCACTGCCAGGCTGAGGGCCGGCCCGAGTGGGCAGACGCAGCGCACGGGGATGAGCTCCCCTACGTCTTCGGTGTGCCCATGGTGGGTGCCACCGACCTCTTCCCCTGCAATTTCTCTAAGAATGATGTCATGCTCAGCGCCGTGGTCATGACCTACTGGACCAACTTCGCCAAGACTGG CGAccccaaccagccagtgccacaGGACACCAAGTTCATCCACACCAAGCCCAACCGCTTCGAGGAGGTGGTGTGGAGCAAGTTCAACAGCAAGGAGAAGCAGTACCTGCACATTGGCTTGAAGCCACGTGTGCGTGACAACTACCGTGCCAACAAGGTGGCCTTCTGGCTGGAGCTTGTGCCGCACCTGCACAACTTGCACACGGAGATCTTCACCACCACCACGCGCCTGCCTCCCTATGCCACACGCTGGCCGCCTCGCCCGCCCCCTGGCGCCCCGGGCACACGCCGGCCCCCACCACCTGCCACTCTGCCGCCTGAGCCCGAGCCTGAGCCAGGCCCTAGGGCCTATGACCGCTTCCCCGGCGACTCCCGAGACTACTCCACAGAGCTGAGCGTCACTGTGGCTGTGGGcgcctccctcctcttcctcaacATCCTGGCCTTTGCCGCCCTGTACTACAAGCGGGACCGGAGGCAGGAGCTGCGATGCAGGCGGCTCAGTCCCCCGGGCGGATCAGGCTCTGGGGTGCCTGGTGGGGGCCCCCTGCTCCCGACCACTGGCCGAGAGCTGCCACCAGAAGAAGAACTGGTGTCACTACAGCTGAAACGGGGTGGTGGCGTCGGGGCAGACCCTGCTGAGGCCCTGCGCCCTGCCTGCCCACCTGACTACACACTGGCCCTGCGTCGGGCACCAGACGATGTGCCTCTGTTAGCCCCTGGGGCCCTGACCCTGCTGCCCAGTGGCCTGGGACCACCGCCTCCCCCGCCGccgccctccctccatccctttgGGCCCTTCCCCCCGCCTCCCCCCACCGCTACCAGCCATAACAAcactctaccccacccccactctactACCCGGGTATAG
- the NLGN2 gene encoding neuroligin-2 isoform X2: protein MWLLALCLVGLVGAQRGGGGPGVGAPGGPGLGLSSLGEERFPVVNTAYGRVRGVRRELNNEILGPVVQFLGVPYATPPLGARRFQPPEAPASWPGVRNATTLPPACPQNLHGALPAIMLPVWFTDNLEAAATYVQNQSEDCLYLNLYVPTEDDIRDSGKKPVMLFLHSGSYMEGTGNMFDGSVLAAYGNVIVATLNYRLGVLGFLSTGDQAAKGNYGLLDQIQALRWLSENIAHFGGDPERITIFGSGAGASCVNLLILSHHSEGLFQKAIAQSGTAISSWSVNYQPLKYTRLLAAKVGCDREDSAEAVECLRRKPSRELVDQDVQPARYHIAFGPVVDGDVVPDDPEILMQQGEFLNYDMLIGVNQGEGLKFVEDSAESEDGVSASAFDFTVSNFVDNLYGYPEGKDVLRETIKFMYTDWADRDNGEMRRKTLLALFTDHQWVAPAVATAKLHADYQSPVYFYTFYHHCQAEGRPEWADAAHGDELPYVFGVPMVGATDLFPCNFSKNDVMLSAVVMTYWTNFAKTGDPNQPVPQDTKFIHTKPNRFEEVVWSKFNSKEKQYLHIGLKPRVRDNYRANKVAFWLELVPHLHNLHTEIFTTTTRLPPYATRWPPRPPPGAPGTRRPPPPATLPPEPEPEPGPRAYDRFPGDSRDYSTELSVTVAVGASLLFLNILAFAALYYKRDRRQELRCRRLSPPGGSGSGVPGGGPLLPTTGRELPPEEELVSLQLKRGGGVGADPAEALRPACPPDYTLALRRAPDDVPLLAPGALTLLPSGLGPPPPPPPPSLHPFGPFPPPPPTATSHNNTLPHPHSTTRV, encoded by the exons ATGTGGCTCCTGGCGCTGTGTCTGGTGGGGCTGGTGGGGGCTCaacgggggggagggggtcccGGAGTTGGCGCCCCGGGTGGCCCAGGCCTGGGCCTCAGCAGCCTCGGGGAGGAGCGCTTCCCAGTGGTGAACACAGCCTACGGGCGAGTGCGTGGTGTAAGGCGTGAGCTCAACAACGAGATCCTGGGCCCCGTCGTGCAGTTCTTGGGCGTGCCCTACGCCACACCACCCCTGGGCGCCCGCCGCTTCCAGCCGCCAGAGGCTCCGGCCTCGTGGCCCGGCGTGCGCAACGCCACCACCCTGCCACCCGCCTGCCCGCAGAACCTGCACGGGGCGCTGCCCGCCATCATGCTGCCTGTGTGGTTCACCGACAATTTGGAGGCAGCTGCCACCTATGTGCAGAACCAGAGTGAAGACTGCCTGTACCTCAACCTCTACGTGCCCACCGAGGACG ATATCCGGGACTCTGGGAAGAAGCCTGTGATGCTGTTTCTGCACAGCGGCTCCTACATGGAGGGCACCGGCAATATGTTCGATGGCTCTGTCCTGGCCGCTTACGGCAACGTCATTGTAGCCACGCTCAACTACCGGCTTGGGGTTCTCG GTTTTCTCAGCACTGGGGACCAGGCTGCAAAAGGCAACTATGGACTCCTGGACCAGATCCAGGCCCTGCGCTGGCTCAGTGAAAACATTGCCCACTTTGGAGGTGACCCTGAGCGCATCACCATCTTTGGGTCTGGGGCAGGCGCGTCCTGTGTCAACCTTCTCATCCTCTCCCACCATTCAGAAG GGCTGTTCCAGAAGGCCATTGCCCAGAGTGGCACTGCCATTTCCAGCTGGTCTGTCAACTATCAGCCGCTCAAGTACACACGTCTGCTGGCAGCCAAGGTGGGCTGTGACCGGGAGGACAGTGCTGAAGCTGTGGAGTGTCTGCGTCGGAAGCCTTCCCGGGAGCTGGTGGACCAGGACGTGCAGCCCGCCCG CTACCACATAGCCTTTGGGCCCGTGGTGGATGGCGACGTGGTCCCTGATGACCCTGAGATCCTCATGCAGCAGGGAGAGTTCCTCAATTATGACATGCTCATCGGTGTCAACCAAGGAGAGGGTCTCAAGTTTGTGGAGGACTCCGCAGAGAGCGAGGACGGTGTGTCTGCCAGCGCCTTTGACTTCACAGTCTCCAACTTTGTGGACAACCTGTACGGCTACCCAGAGGGCAAAGATGTGCTGCGGGAGACCATCAAGTTCATGTACACAGACTGGGCCGACCGGGACAATGGTGAGATGCGGCGCAAGACCCTGCTGGCGCTCTTTACTGACCACCAGTGGGTGGCACCAGCTGTGGCCACCGCCAAGCTGCATGCCGACTACCAGTCCCCTGTCTACTTTTACACCTTCTACCACCACTGCCAGGCTGAGGGCCGGCCCGAGTGGGCAGACGCAGCGCACGGGGATGAGCTCCCCTACGTCTTCGGTGTGCCCATGGTGGGTGCCACCGACCTCTTCCCCTGCAATTTCTCTAAGAATGATGTCATGCTCAGCGCCGTGGTCATGACCTACTGGACCAACTTCGCCAAGACTGG CGAccccaaccagccagtgccacaGGACACCAAGTTCATCCACACCAAGCCCAACCGCTTCGAGGAGGTGGTGTGGAGCAAGTTCAACAGCAAGGAGAAGCAGTACCTGCACATTGGCTTGAAGCCACGTGTGCGTGACAACTACCGTGCCAACAAGGTGGCCTTCTGGCTGGAGCTTGTGCCGCACCTGCACAACTTGCACACGGAGATCTTCACCACCACCACGCGCCTGCCTCCCTATGCCACACGCTGGCCGCCTCGCCCGCCCCCTGGCGCCCCGGGCACACGCCGGCCCCCACCACCTGCCACTCTGCCGCCTGAGCCCGAGCCTGAGCCAGGCCCTAGGGCCTATGACCGCTTCCCCGGCGACTCCCGAGACTACTCCACAGAGCTGAGCGTCACTGTGGCTGTGGGcgcctccctcctcttcctcaacATCCTGGCCTTTGCCGCCCTGTACTACAAGCGGGACCGGAGGCAGGAGCTGCGATGCAGGCGGCTCAGTCCCCCGGGCGGATCAGGCTCTGGGGTGCCTGGTGGGGGCCCCCTGCTCCCGACCACTGGCCGAGAGCTGCCACCAGAAGAAGAACTGGTGTCACTACAGCTGAAACGGGGTGGTGGCGTCGGGGCAGACCCTGCTGAGGCCCTGCGCCCTGCCTGCCCACCTGACTACACACTGGCCCTGCGTCGGGCACCAGACGATGTGCCTCTGTTAGCCCCTGGGGCCCTGACCCTGCTGCCCAGTGGCCTGGGACCACCGCCTCCCCCGCCGccgccctccctccatccctttgGGCCCTTCCCCCCGCCTCCCCCCACCGCTACCAGCCATAACAAcactctaccccacccccactctactACCCGGGTATAG
- the TMEM256 gene encoding transmembrane protein 256 encodes MTGLGSAFRRLGALSGAGALGLASYGAHGAQFPDAYGKELFDKANKQHFFHSLALLGVPHCRKPVWAGFLLASGTTLFCTSFYYQALTGDPSIQTLAPVGGSILLLGWLALAL; translated from the exons ATGACGGGGCTAGGGTCTGCTTTCCGCCGCTTGGGCGCCTTGTCCGGAGCCGGGGCCTTGGGCTTGGCCTCCTACGGGGCACACG GCGCCCAGTTTCCGGATGCCTACGGGAAGGAG CTCTTTGACAAGGCCAACAAACAACACTTCTTTCACAGCCTGGCCCTATTAGGGGTGCCACATTGCAGAAAGCCTGTCTGG GCCGGGTTTCTGCTAGCCTCCGGAACCACCTTGTTCTGCACCAGCTTTTACTACCAGGCTCTGACTGGAGACCCCAGCATCCAGACTTTGGCTCCTGTGGGAGGGAGCATTTTACTCTTGGGCTGGCTAGCCTTGGCTCTTTGA
- the SPEM1 gene encoding spermatid maturation protein 1: protein MAMAEQPWCKSASYHSPNPNSCQDLGHFIQLLLGLIICINIGINLVTLLWHRLRGFLHHMFYRIICEKEASKSSSSGRKTQPPKQSSPAVHLRCTMDPVQMTLTPTHTRHRGRRGLSARSAHHPLAWAPDTDEEEKLPHQDPAICSHNWNRGADWEGSQSTQELWPSWAQGAVELPSQTIRFQQRIEDRPLKREMWSELGLEACVYPVNPPPTSPHVLGHKTGGGAEGEQEQSSPAPPDPPPIRGPAVVPEIPGRGSSGRIAYDARDVRRRLRELTREVEALSHCYPVASRSNVMEGMAKNWVYRPVTER, encoded by the exons ATGGCCATGGCTGAGCAGCCATGGTGCAAGTCAGCCTCTTATCATAGCCCTAACCCCAACAGTTGCCAGGACCTAGGCCACTTCATCCAGTTGCTGCTGGGCCTCATCATCTGCATTAACATCGGCATCAATCTGGTGACACTG CTCTGGCACAGACTCCGTGGCTTCTTACACCACATGTTCTACCGTATTATTTGTGAGAAAG AAGCTTCTAAGTCATCCTCATCTGGAAGGAAGACCCAGCCCCCAAAGCAGAGCTCCCCTGCAGTCCACCTTCGATGCACCATGGACCCTGTTCAAATGACcttgacccccacacacactcgcCACCGTGGCCGTCGAGGCTTGTcagcacgctctgcccaccacccaCTAGCCTGGGCCCCTGACACTGATGAGGAGGAGAAGCTCCCTCATCAGGACCCAGCAATCTGCTCCCACAATTGGAATCGAGGAGCCGACTGGGAAGGCTCTCAATCCACTCAGGAGTTGTGGCCTTCCTGGGCCCAAGGTGCTGTGGAGCTGCCGTCTCAGACCATCCGCTTCCAGCAGAGGATAGAGGACAGGCCCCTCAAAAGGGAGATGTGGTCAGAGCTGGGCCTGGAAGCCTGTGTGTACCCTGTGAACCCCCCACCCACCAGCCCACATGTCCTGGGCCATAAGACCGGCGGAGGGGCGGAGGGAGAACAGGAGCAGAGCTCTCCTGCCCCCCCGGACCCCCCACCCATCAGGGGTCCAGCCGTTGTCCCGGAGATCCCGGGGCGCGGCTCCTCGGGCCGCATTGCCTATGACGCCCGCGATGTGCGGCGGCGCCTTCGGGAGCTGACCCGGGAGGTGGAGGCTCTGTCCCACTGTTACCCCGTGGCCTCCAGATCCAACGTTATGGAGGGAATGGCCAAGAACTGGGTGTATCGTCCAGTGACAGAGAGGTGa
- the SPEM2 gene encoding uncharacterized protein SPEM2 — protein MENQLWYNNLGYCNQYQESSQDGEDFLLLLLGLIILVNIGINVVTVMWNKLKSDLDKMINWINQKDKILQACKNSPKDAPAKAQDVHIHCTLDPVEVKMAWPACCSSSSNHLRNCSCRHLHHDHRRRAPYSHQQSLKNHKQFPNNHSVFQSPNHSHKMSQLRPMSSFDQEELDSFLEKEVNLSFPHPKYPWWGWRGLYQQRGLPSNIGLCGHQGGIPADLSPPSFYLSPELRRMPKRVEAKSELRLRSYGPHCSQSRIWGNVEAEQWTLSLPPPHQLPPNPPWAPAEHSPYPSRSQLLYNSWDQRWHGVEGSEPPSSLVPRSNRPEAREHCSPQSHQRGLPGHAYSQPNRSPRPSTGHLSYTSRDPHEVRRRAAEWAEVLPTQHPLMTSTSLTVLGEVSYQQAPAPSSDLLPHSSQPLPEGQATEPHPPPPTFMPLSRSPGGNASYQVYDSLELKRQVQESRVQANSLPLPSSPASRPSLHRSRTPKLN, from the exons ATGGAAAACCAGCTCTGGTATAACAACTTGGGGTACTGCAATCAATACCAAGAAAGTTCCCAGGATGGTGaggacttccttctcctgctGCTGGGCCTCATCATTCTTGTCAACATTGGGATCAATGTGGTAACTGTG ATGTGGAATAAGCTCAAGAGTGACTTGGACAAGATGATCAACTGGATTAATCAGAAAG ACAAAATCTTGCAGGCTTGTAAAAATTCCCCCAAAGATGCCCCAGCCAAGGCCCAAGATGTCCACATCCACTGCACCCTGGACCCTGTAGAAGTGAAGATGGCCTGGCCCGCTTGCTGTTCTTCTTCCTCCAACCATCTCCGTAACTGCAGCTGCCGCCACCTGCACCATGACCACCGCCGCCGTGCCCCCTACAGCCACCAGCAGAGTCTGAAGAACCACAAACAATTCCCCAACAATCACTCTGTCTTCCAAAGCCCAAACCACAGCCACAAGATGTCACAGCTGAGGCCGATGTCCTCTTTTGATCAAGAAGAGCTGGACTCCTTCCTGGAGAAGGAGGTTAACCTATCTTTCCCACATCCCAAGTACCCATGGTGGGGTTGGCGAGGGCTCTACCAGCAAAGGGGGCTACCTTCCAACATTGGGCTATGTGGCCACCAGGGTGGGATCCCGGCCGACTTGTCACCACCCTCTTTCTACCTGTCACCCGAGCTGCGCCGCATGCCCAAGCGTGTGGAGGCCAAGTCCGAGCTGAGGCTCCGATCTTATGGACCCCACTGCTCACAATCCCGCATCTGGGGCAATGTGGAGGCTGAGCAGTGGACCTTGTCTCTGCCACCTCCCCACCAGCTGCCCCCTAACCCCCCTTGGGCCCCTGCAGAGCACAGCCCTTACCCCTCAAGGAGCCAGCTACTGTATAATTCCTGGGATCAGCGGTGGCACGGTGTGGAGGGCTCTGAGCCTCCATCTTCCCTGGTGCCACGGAGCAACCGGCCTGAGGCCCGGGAACACTGCTCCCCACAGTCCCACCAGCGGGGCCTCCCTGGCCACGCGTACAGCCAGCCCAACCGCAGCCCCCGCCCATCCACAGGACACTTGAGCTATACCTCCCGGGACCCCCATGAGGTACGGCGCCGGGCAGCTGAATGGGCTGAGGTACTGCCCACTCAGCACCCCCTGATGACATCCACCTCCCTCACCGTGTTGGGTGAGGTCTCATACCAACAGGCCCCGGCTCCCAGCTCAGACCTGCTCCCCcactcctcccagcccctgcctgAAGGCCAGGCTACTgagccccaccctcccccacccaccttcATGCCACTCAGCCGAAGCCCGGGGGGCAATGCCAGCTACCAAGTGTACGACAGCCTGGAGCTGAAGCGGCAGGTGCAGGAGAGCAGAGTGCAAGCCAACTCGCTGCCGCTTCCTTCCAGCCCCGCCTCGAGGCCCTCTCTGCACAGGAGCCGGACTCCGAAACTTAACTAA
- the NLGN2 gene encoding neuroligin-2 isoform X3, translating into MLPVWFTDNLEAAATYVQNQSEDCLYLNLYVPTEDGPLTKKRDEATLNPPDTDIRDSGKKPVMLFLHSGSYMEGTGNMFDGSVLAAYGNVIVATLNYRLGVLGFLSTGDQAAKGNYGLLDQIQALRWLSENIAHFGGDPERITIFGSGAGASCVNLLILSHHSEGLFQKAIAQSGTAISSWSVNYQPLKYTRLLAAKVGCDREDSAEAVECLRRKPSRELVDQDVQPARYHIAFGPVVDGDVVPDDPEILMQQGEFLNYDMLIGVNQGEGLKFVEDSAESEDGVSASAFDFTVSNFVDNLYGYPEGKDVLRETIKFMYTDWADRDNGEMRRKTLLALFTDHQWVAPAVATAKLHADYQSPVYFYTFYHHCQAEGRPEWADAAHGDELPYVFGVPMVGATDLFPCNFSKNDVMLSAVVMTYWTNFAKTGDPNQPVPQDTKFIHTKPNRFEEVVWSKFNSKEKQYLHIGLKPRVRDNYRANKVAFWLELVPHLHNLHTEIFTTTTRLPPYATRWPPRPPPGAPGTRRPPPPATLPPEPEPEPGPRAYDRFPGDSRDYSTELSVTVAVGASLLFLNILAFAALYYKRDRRQELRCRRLSPPGGSGSGVPGGGPLLPTTGRELPPEEELVSLQLKRGGGVGADPAEALRPACPPDYTLALRRAPDDVPLLAPGALTLLPSGLGPPPPPPPPSLHPFGPFPPPPPTATSHNNTLPHPHSTTRV; encoded by the exons ATGCTGCCTGTGTGGTTCACCGACAATTTGGAGGCAGCTGCCACCTATGTGCAGAACCAGAGTGAAGACTGCCTGTACCTCAACCTCTACGTGCCCACCGAGGACG GTCCGCTCACAAAAAAACGTGACGAGGCGACGCTCAATCCGCCAGACACAG ATATCCGGGACTCTGGGAAGAAGCCTGTGATGCTGTTTCTGCACAGCGGCTCCTACATGGAGGGCACCGGCAATATGTTCGATGGCTCTGTCCTGGCCGCTTACGGCAACGTCATTGTAGCCACGCTCAACTACCGGCTTGGGGTTCTCG GTTTTCTCAGCACTGGGGACCAGGCTGCAAAAGGCAACTATGGACTCCTGGACCAGATCCAGGCCCTGCGCTGGCTCAGTGAAAACATTGCCCACTTTGGAGGTGACCCTGAGCGCATCACCATCTTTGGGTCTGGGGCAGGCGCGTCCTGTGTCAACCTTCTCATCCTCTCCCACCATTCAGAAG GGCTGTTCCAGAAGGCCATTGCCCAGAGTGGCACTGCCATTTCCAGCTGGTCTGTCAACTATCAGCCGCTCAAGTACACACGTCTGCTGGCAGCCAAGGTGGGCTGTGACCGGGAGGACAGTGCTGAAGCTGTGGAGTGTCTGCGTCGGAAGCCTTCCCGGGAGCTGGTGGACCAGGACGTGCAGCCCGCCCG CTACCACATAGCCTTTGGGCCCGTGGTGGATGGCGACGTGGTCCCTGATGACCCTGAGATCCTCATGCAGCAGGGAGAGTTCCTCAATTATGACATGCTCATCGGTGTCAACCAAGGAGAGGGTCTCAAGTTTGTGGAGGACTCCGCAGAGAGCGAGGACGGTGTGTCTGCCAGCGCCTTTGACTTCACAGTCTCCAACTTTGTGGACAACCTGTACGGCTACCCAGAGGGCAAAGATGTGCTGCGGGAGACCATCAAGTTCATGTACACAGACTGGGCCGACCGGGACAATGGTGAGATGCGGCGCAAGACCCTGCTGGCGCTCTTTACTGACCACCAGTGGGTGGCACCAGCTGTGGCCACCGCCAAGCTGCATGCCGACTACCAGTCCCCTGTCTACTTTTACACCTTCTACCACCACTGCCAGGCTGAGGGCCGGCCCGAGTGGGCAGACGCAGCGCACGGGGATGAGCTCCCCTACGTCTTCGGTGTGCCCATGGTGGGTGCCACCGACCTCTTCCCCTGCAATTTCTCTAAGAATGATGTCATGCTCAGCGCCGTGGTCATGACCTACTGGACCAACTTCGCCAAGACTGG CGAccccaaccagccagtgccacaGGACACCAAGTTCATCCACACCAAGCCCAACCGCTTCGAGGAGGTGGTGTGGAGCAAGTTCAACAGCAAGGAGAAGCAGTACCTGCACATTGGCTTGAAGCCACGTGTGCGTGACAACTACCGTGCCAACAAGGTGGCCTTCTGGCTGGAGCTTGTGCCGCACCTGCACAACTTGCACACGGAGATCTTCACCACCACCACGCGCCTGCCTCCCTATGCCACACGCTGGCCGCCTCGCCCGCCCCCTGGCGCCCCGGGCACACGCCGGCCCCCACCACCTGCCACTCTGCCGCCTGAGCCCGAGCCTGAGCCAGGCCCTAGGGCCTATGACCGCTTCCCCGGCGACTCCCGAGACTACTCCACAGAGCTGAGCGTCACTGTGGCTGTGGGcgcctccctcctcttcctcaacATCCTGGCCTTTGCCGCCCTGTACTACAAGCGGGACCGGAGGCAGGAGCTGCGATGCAGGCGGCTCAGTCCCCCGGGCGGATCAGGCTCTGGGGTGCCTGGTGGGGGCCCCCTGCTCCCGACCACTGGCCGAGAGCTGCCACCAGAAGAAGAACTGGTGTCACTACAGCTGAAACGGGGTGGTGGCGTCGGGGCAGACCCTGCTGAGGCCCTGCGCCCTGCCTGCCCACCTGACTACACACTGGCCCTGCGTCGGGCACCAGACGATGTGCCTCTGTTAGCCCCTGGGGCCCTGACCCTGCTGCCCAGTGGCCTGGGACCACCGCCTCCCCCGCCGccgccctccctccatccctttgGGCCCTTCCCCCCGCCTCCCCCCACCGCTACCAGCCATAACAAcactctaccccacccccactctactACCCGGGTATAG